Proteins from a genomic interval of Desulfovibrio piger:
- a CDS encoding tetratricopeptide repeat protein, with the protein MNTAPSACDLTRRDLMDMDALLMQELGKFIQCSHHALYFPTTHAPRQPELLPRERRLLLPLYRQGSLLGVLMLHGVKVRDARVLLPQLPAIADLCLELLARVKATRVDAVTGLATENVLYGSMEDEAARVREIFADPSRGDGQSSPLHRLCMGLVLLHFSNGREIVGRMGFRFADELMRRAAEALQEELPSDVVAARVGRFGMALLLPSVSGRSACQKVAEAALARMAGAAMPAPLTGRTIRPRLSAGHAVYPQDMEGAELRLPMFEQARMLMERARLAARMTSQPGAPRVMPFARILQDGGTVLRALPQGRVRVGLGAQAKAREGMRFAVWGPSGQEGSGNQYKGEVVLLQVREFHSVAETVHLADATAPLEAGDRLSLLEVPSLAASHPHTPGGKTAAADASGTPGQEGTAAADKETEEASSAGSVQEVRARIPVLEDGSCAGIYGHGDFLHLFAQEKERTGRFVLAIVRVDVPHDARQEAALGECLAAWRQIPELCAGEPLAGLYGSNALIFFHADSSAETLLPYYAALCTRLEGAGLPVSAGLAGYPLLHYRKGEMPDCALKALEYAQLLPSPRAGLCNSLALNISADRRYALGDVFGAIDEYKLALLADAENVLARNSLGVCMAALGRYHEARRHFLEALRYKGDAGPERQERIAQTHYNLGTVCQQLGERRAAARYYRECIKDAPEHVYAHLRLGQLCEEGGRRNEARRFYELAAAIEDRQAEQAGEQRPSLARRYLARLAARQRHGGEARELLHDTLLRNPFDAAAMLLLARLYLDGDEDPAMAELLARKSVGLRDTPEGWQVLARALRALGREEEASLAEAHASVG; encoded by the coding sequence ATGAATACCGCTCCTTCCGCCTGTGACCTGACCCGCAGGGACCTCATGGACATGGACGCCCTCCTGATGCAGGAACTGGGCAAGTTCATCCAGTGTTCGCACCATGCCCTGTACTTCCCCACCACCCATGCGCCGCGCCAGCCGGAACTGCTGCCGCGCGAGCGTCGTTTGCTCCTGCCCCTGTACCGGCAGGGGAGTCTTTTGGGCGTGCTGATGCTGCATGGCGTCAAGGTGAGGGATGCCCGTGTCCTGTTGCCGCAACTCCCTGCCATCGCTGATCTTTGCCTGGAACTTCTGGCCCGGGTCAAGGCCACGCGCGTGGATGCCGTCACCGGCCTTGCCACGGAGAACGTGCTCTACGGCTCCATGGAAGACGAGGCCGCCCGGGTGCGCGAGATATTCGCGGACCCCTCCCGCGGGGACGGACAGAGCTCCCCCCTGCACCGGCTGTGCATGGGGCTGGTGCTGCTGCATTTTTCCAACGGGCGCGAGATCGTGGGCCGCATGGGCTTCCGCTTTGCCGATGAGCTCATGCGCCGCGCGGCCGAAGCCTTGCAGGAGGAGCTGCCGTCGGATGTGGTGGCCGCCCGTGTGGGGCGCTTCGGCATGGCCCTGCTGCTGCCGTCGGTGAGCGGCCGCAGCGCCTGCCAGAAGGTGGCCGAGGCCGCGCTGGCCCGCATGGCCGGGGCCGCCATGCCCGCCCCCCTGACGGGCAGGACCATACGTCCCCGTCTGAGCGCCGGACATGCCGTGTACCCGCAGGACATGGAGGGCGCCGAGCTGCGTCTGCCCATGTTCGAGCAGGCCCGCATGCTCATGGAACGTGCCCGGCTCGCGGCCCGCATGACCTCCCAGCCGGGAGCGCCGCGCGTCATGCCCTTTGCCCGCATCCTTCAGGACGGCGGTACCGTGCTCCGGGCCCTGCCGCAGGGCCGGGTGCGGGTGGGGCTGGGGGCCCAGGCCAAGGCCCGCGAAGGCATGCGTTTCGCGGTCTGGGGGCCGTCGGGACAGGAAGGCTCCGGCAACCAGTACAAGGGCGAAGTGGTGCTCCTGCAGGTGCGGGAATTCCATTCCGTGGCCGAGACCGTGCATCTGGCCGATGCCACGGCGCCGCTGGAAGCCGGGGACAGACTCAGCCTGCTGGAAGTGCCCTCCCTTGCGGCGTCGCATCCCCATACGCCGGGCGGCAAGACCGCTGCCGCCGATGCATCCGGCACGCCCGGGCAGGAAGGGACGGCCGCGGCGGATAAGGAAACGGAGGAGGCTTCCTCTGCCGGGAGCGTGCAGGAGGTACGCGCCCGTATCCCCGTTCTGGAGGACGGCTCCTGCGCGGGCATCTACGGGCATGGGGACTTTTTGCATCTTTTTGCCCAGGAGAAAGAGCGCACGGGGCGCTTCGTGCTGGCCATCGTGCGGGTGGATGTCCCGCATGACGCACGGCAGGAAGCGGCGCTGGGCGAATGCCTTGCGGCATGGCGGCAGATCCCCGAACTGTGCGCCGGGGAACCGCTGGCGGGGCTCTATGGCAGCAATGCCCTGATCTTCTTCCATGCGGACAGCAGCGCCGAGACGCTGTTGCCCTACTATGCGGCCCTGTGCACCCGGCTGGAAGGGGCCGGACTGCCGGTCTCGGCCGGTCTTGCCGGGTATCCCCTCCTGCACTATCGCAAGGGCGAGATGCCCGACTGCGCCCTCAAGGCTCTGGAGTACGCCCAGCTGCTGCCTTCGCCGCGCGCGGGCCTGTGCAATTCCCTGGCCCTGAACATCAGTGCGGACCGCCGCTATGCGCTGGGGGACGTCTTCGGCGCCATCGACGAATACAAGCTGGCCCTGCTGGCGGATGCGGAAAACGTGCTGGCCCGCAATTCCCTGGGGGTCTGCATGGCTGCTCTGGGGCGTTATCACGAGGCCCGGCGGCATTTTCTGGAGGCCCTGCGCTACAAGGGCGATGCCGGGCCGGAACGGCAGGAGCGCATCGCCCAGACCCATTACAATCTGGGCACGGTCTGCCAGCAGCTGGGCGAGCGCCGTGCCGCGGCCCGCTATTACCGGGAATGCATCAAGGACGCCCCGGAACACGTCTATGCCCACCTGCGTCTGGGGCAGCTGTGCGAGGAGGGCGGACGCCGCAACGAGGCCCGGCGCTTCTATGAGCTGGCCGCCGCCATCGAGGACAGGCAGGCGGAGCAGGCCGGGGAGCAGCGGCCCAGCCTTGCCCGGCGCTATTTGGCCCGGCTCGCGGCCCGGCAGCGGCATGGCGGCGAGGCCCGCGAACTGCTGCACGATACCCTGCTGCGCAATCCTTTCGATGCCGCGGCCATGCTCCTGCTGGCCCGCCTGTATCTGGACGGCGACGAGGATCCGGCCATGGCCGAGCTGCTGGCCCGCAAGAGCGTGGGCCTGCGCGACACGCCCGAAGGCTGGCAGGTGCTGGCCCGGGCCCTGCGCGCCCTGGGCCGTGAAGAGGAAGCCAGCCTGGCCGAGGCGCATGCCTCCGTGGGCTAG
- a CDS encoding protoporphyrinogen oxidase, which produces MRHILLALVFLLTAAVSAPAAEKTFSQFAVDLPDGWTSDERPGFQSGHPDEYMLLLGKRGEEAVEAHITIFILPNKDKMDARTFASRMREMQDAPTDLQQEGAMWTFRGTPRSRAMAMETLTRVSADDARILIIMEQDPAGLGTAKVVESLRGLTPASKALLGR; this is translated from the coding sequence ATGCGCCACATTCTTCTTGCTCTCGTGTTCCTGCTGACCGCCGCCGTCAGTGCCCCGGCCGCCGAAAAGACCTTCAGCCAGTTCGCCGTGGACCTGCCCGACGGCTGGACCAGTGACGAACGTCCCGGTTTCCAGAGCGGACACCCGGACGAATACATGCTCCTGCTGGGCAAGCGCGGCGAGGAAGCCGTGGAGGCCCACATCACCATCTTCATCCTGCCCAACAAGGACAAGATGGACGCCAGGACCTTTGCTTCCCGCATGCGCGAGATGCAGGACGCTCCCACGGACCTGCAGCAGGAAGGCGCCATGTGGACCTTCCGCGGCACGCCCCGCAGCCGGGCCATGGCCATGGAGACCCTGACCCGCGTCAGCGCCGATGACGCCCGCATCCTCATCATCATGGAACAGGATCCGGCCGGTCTGGGCACGGCCAAGGTCGTGGAAAGCCTGCGCGGCCTGACCCCGGCCAGCAAGGCCCTGCTGGGCCGCTAG
- a CDS encoding manganese efflux pump MntP, with translation MSFFTVFLLAVALSMDAFAVALASGCAIREVRLRQYVRVSAAFGFFQFFMPVLGWFLGQSVHHFIEAWDHWLAFVLLAWIGGNMLRSGIGGLRKNEPVSCPQSDPTAGWNLLLLAVATSIDALAVGLTFAMTNTNAFLPSCLIGVVCAAISACGLFLGKKLSSLPMLNGWAEVLGGVVLLCIGLNILHESGVI, from the coding sequence ATGTCATTTTTTACTGTTTTTCTGCTGGCTGTGGCCCTGTCCATGGATGCTTTTGCCGTGGCGCTGGCCTCGGGATGCGCCATCCGCGAAGTCCGGCTGCGCCAGTATGTCCGGGTCAGCGCGGCCTTTGGCTTTTTCCAGTTCTTCATGCCGGTGCTGGGCTGGTTCCTGGGGCAGTCGGTGCATCATTTCATCGAGGCCTGGGACCACTGGCTGGCCTTCGTGCTGCTGGCGTGGATCGGCGGCAACATGCTGCGCTCCGGTATCGGTGGCCTGCGCAAGAACGAGCCCGTGTCCTGTCCCCAGAGCGACCCCACCGCAGGCTGGAACCTGCTCCTTCTGGCCGTGGCCACCAGCATCGATGCCCTGGCCGTGGGCCTGACCTTTGCCATGACGAATACCAATGCCTTCCTGCCTTCCTGTCTTATCGGGGTGGTCTGTGCCGCCATCTCGGCCTGCGGGCTCTTTTTGGGCAAAAAGCTGTCCTCGCTGCCCATGCTCAACGGCTGGGCCGAGGTGCTGGGCGGCGTTGTGCTGCTGTGCATCGGCCTGAACATCCTGCACGAGAGCGGTGTCATCTAG
- a CDS encoding 6-pyruvoyl trahydropterin synthase family protein, protein MISICRYHDISVGHRICGHESHCARLHGHNYRIHFTCTADELDALGRVLDFQVVKERLCQWLEDHWDHRFLVWDKDPLLEGLRALDPSVSVLPCNPSAENMARYLGEVVGPAQLEGTGARLVAVEVEETAKCKARWSL, encoded by the coding sequence ATGATCAGTATCTGCCGTTATCATGATATTTCCGTGGGACACCGCATCTGCGGGCACGAATCCCACTGCGCCCGTCTGCACGGGCATAATTACCGCATCCATTTCACCTGCACCGCCGACGAGCTGGACGCCCTGGGGCGCGTGCTGGACTTCCAGGTGGTCAAGGAACGCCTGTGCCAGTGGCTGGAAGACCACTGGGATCACCGCTTTCTGGTCTGGGACAAGGATCCCCTGCTGGAAGGCCTGCGGGCGCTGGATCCTTCGGTGAGCGTCCTGCCCTGCAATCCGTCCGCCGAGAACATGGCCCGCTATCTGGGCGAAGTGGTGGGGCCGGCCCAGCTGGAAGGCACCGGGGCCCGTCTGGTGGCCGTGGAAGTGGAAGAGACCGCCAAGTGCAAGGCGCGCTGGAGCCTGTGA
- the queE gene encoding 7-carboxy-7-deazaguanine synthase QueE produces MRTLAVNEFFVTLQGEASFAGTPAVFVRFQGCPVACPWCDTQYAARLDGATLDFAAVRAKQGPGAGYADVEPGALLAAIREAGPRHVVLTGGEPCRHDLTELTSRLVTEGFRVQIETSGTMPIRCHADVWVTLSPKLDMPGGLEVRQDAWERAGEIKFPVDTAADLARFEQALAAARKAAARPLTELVWLQPVSQGKEATRLCVEAAFAHQWRVSVQVHKYLDLR; encoded by the coding sequence ATGCGGACCCTGGCGGTCAACGAATTTTTCGTCACCCTGCAGGGCGAGGCCTCCTTTGCCGGGACGCCTGCCGTGTTCGTCCGTTTCCAGGGCTGTCCTGTGGCCTGCCCGTGGTGCGATACGCAGTACGCCGCCCGGCTGGACGGCGCGACGCTGGATTTTGCCGCCGTGCGTGCCAAGCAGGGGCCGGGAGCGGGCTATGCCGATGTGGAGCCCGGGGCGTTGCTGGCAGCCATCCGGGAGGCCGGGCCGCGCCATGTGGTGCTGACTGGCGGCGAGCCCTGCCGCCATGACCTCACGGAGCTGACCTCCCGGCTGGTGACGGAAGGTTTTCGTGTCCAGATCGAGACCAGCGGCACCATGCCCATCCGTTGCCATGCGGATGTCTGGGTGACCCTGAGCCCCAAGCTGGACATGCCGGGGGGGCTGGAAGTGCGTCAGGATGCCTGGGAGCGGGCCGGAGAGATCAAATTCCCTGTGGATACGGCCGCGGATCTGGCCCGTTTCGAACAGGCGCTGGCAGCGGCCCGCAAGGCGGCTGCCCGGCCGCTGACGGAGCTCGTCTGGCTGCAGCCCGTGAGCCAGGGGAAGGAAGCCACACGACTGTGCGTGGAGGCGGCCTTTGCCCATCAGTGGCGTGTGAGCGTCCAGGTCCACAAATATCTGGATCTGCGCTAG
- a CDS encoding LysR family transcriptional regulator, whose amino-acid sequence MNQRISGDLLQWLRGFYNVVLYGNLSNAAFHMNIKQSAVSHHIRNLEKEFDTTLFYRENNRLILTEAGEILYRDAEKFFDMLERTRHALSSNKNDLSGTISMAMPHAIAQNLLPEVISKFHDKHEGVCFSLFSGSSKQIYEKVKNGMVHFGIVNQFDMADHRDTALDITPLFGARLQIISSRNNHFSLPKEASIKSIEKFPFISFFPEYAVGSTISNYISKNNISLNTISYISSFNTLINMVKANIGISIIDSFAVMDDNDLCITNIIDEIPLRKYIMISKKNRYIPPQSIAFKELLFEFIPPKNCISLLP is encoded by the coding sequence ATGAACCAAAGAATAAGCGGAGACCTGTTACAATGGCTGCGCGGTTTTTATAATGTTGTACTGTATGGGAATTTGAGTAATGCTGCTTTTCATATGAATATAAAGCAATCAGCGGTAAGCCACCACATACGAAATCTTGAAAAAGAATTTGATACGACACTGTTTTACAGAGAGAACAATCGCCTCATCCTGACAGAGGCAGGAGAGATCCTCTATAGAGATGCAGAAAAATTTTTCGATATGCTTGAGCGAACAAGACATGCGCTCTCTTCAAATAAAAACGACCTCAGCGGCACCATTTCGATGGCCATGCCCCATGCCATCGCCCAGAACCTGCTACCTGAGGTCATTTCAAAATTCCATGACAAGCATGAAGGGGTCTGCTTTTCCCTTTTCAGCGGAAGCTCAAAACAAATTTATGAAAAAGTAAAAAATGGTATGGTTCATTTCGGAATAGTAAACCAGTTTGACATGGCAGACCATAGAGATACAGCTCTTGACATCACTCCGCTGTTTGGTGCGCGCCTTCAGATAATATCATCGCGCAACAATCATTTTTCCCTTCCGAAAGAAGCATCCATAAAAAGCATAGAAAAATTCCCGTTCATATCATTTTTTCCTGAATATGCTGTAGGATCAACGATTTCAAATTATATCAGCAAGAACAATATCAGTTTGAATACCATTTCCTATATATCCAGCTTCAATACTCTTATCAATATGGTCAAAGCAAATATTGGCATCTCGATCATCGACTCATTTGCCGTAATGGATGACAATGATCTTTGCATAACAAATATAATAGATGAGATTCCTCTACGTAAATATATCATGATCTCAAAAAAGAACCGGTATATCCCGCCGCAGAGCATCGCTTTCAAAGAACTCCTTTTTGAATTCATTCCTCCCAAAAACTGTATTTCCCTGTTACCCTAA
- a CDS encoding SLC13 family permease: MNQEQHHDRAYWIKWGIALLIPVVTYFWTGTTDLSPEAQRFLTFTFCALAIWTLNILPEPFVAMILPIIYIVTGVGKPSQILSAWSGSAGWLVLSGLFIAEVMSSTGIAKRIAVWSIKLTEGSFHFLLWGFMLAGYIMAPFIPTVTGKAAIFAILAVGICKGFNIQPCSKEAATLVIGALLAVAIPKLAFLSAGVDVAMAMGLYAQATGTPISWSAYFLHNFPPSLLYAALSIYTLLFIMRPKLSFDLETFIREEYETLGPMSLREKKALILLGLLLLSLVTDQIHKIDAGWMMLMIASLAFFPGFSLLDKKSLSNIPYQQVFFVVGCMTIGGAAKASGVDKVIADLLMPLLSGGELYTSFSTFVSGIILNFLFTPIAAFSAMTAPLVEMASQMNMSPLALVYSFSYGVDQYLFPYEFVVTLYFYSTGYIKLSHFMTIFAVRMVLAGAFLALVLYPYWQFVGVF; this comes from the coding sequence ATGAACCAGGAACAACATCACGACAGAGCTTACTGGATCAAATGGGGCATCGCGCTCCTGATACCCGTCGTCACATACTTCTGGACAGGTACGACTGACCTTTCCCCCGAGGCCCAGCGCTTCCTGACCTTTACATTCTGCGCCCTTGCCATCTGGACACTGAATATCCTTCCCGAGCCTTTCGTGGCCATGATATTGCCCATCATCTATATCGTGACCGGGGTCGGGAAGCCCAGCCAGATCCTTTCGGCCTGGTCCGGGTCAGCCGGATGGCTTGTCCTGAGCGGCCTGTTCATTGCCGAGGTCATGTCGAGCACGGGCATCGCCAAGCGTATCGCAGTCTGGTCCATCAAGCTGACCGAGGGCTCCTTCCACTTTCTGCTCTGGGGATTCATGCTGGCCGGCTATATCATGGCGCCTTTTATCCCCACGGTCACAGGCAAGGCGGCCATCTTCGCCATCCTGGCGGTCGGCATTTGCAAGGGCTTCAATATCCAGCCCTGCAGCAAGGAGGCCGCAACGCTGGTGATCGGTGCCCTGCTGGCCGTGGCGATTCCCAAGCTGGCCTTCCTCTCTGCCGGCGTGGACGTGGCCATGGCGATGGGCCTGTACGCGCAGGCGACAGGTACCCCCATATCTTGGAGTGCGTACTTCCTGCACAACTTCCCTCCCAGCCTGCTCTATGCGGCCCTTTCCATATATACGCTGCTTTTTATCATGCGTCCCAAGCTGTCCTTCGACCTTGAGACCTTCATCAGGGAGGAATACGAAACTCTTGGCCCCATGAGCCTGCGGGAAAAGAAGGCCCTTATCCTGCTCGGCCTGCTGCTTCTCTCGCTTGTGACAGACCAGATCCACAAGATCGATGCCGGCTGGATGATGCTGATGATCGCGTCCCTCGCCTTCTTCCCCGGCTTTTCCCTGCTCGACAAGAAGAGCCTGAGCAACATCCCCTATCAGCAGGTATTCTTTGTTGTGGGCTGCATGACGATCGGAGGCGCCGCGAAGGCCAGCGGAGTCGACAAGGTCATTGCCGATCTTCTGATGCCTCTCCTGAGCGGTGGCGAACTTTATACGTCATTCTCGACCTTCGTTTCCGGCATCATCCTCAACTTCCTGTTTACACCTATCGCCGCATTCTCGGCCATGACCGCTCCGCTTGTGGAAATGGCTTCCCAGATGAACATGTCCCCGCTGGCGCTGGTCTACTCCTTCTCCTATGGCGTCGACCAATACCTCTTTCCCTACGAATTCGTCGTGACCCTCTATTTCTACTCTACCGGTTACATCAAGCTTTCCCATTTCATGACGATATTCGCAGTCCGGATGGTCCTTGCCGGTGCATTCCTGGCCCTTGTGCTTTACCCTTACTGGCAATTCGTCGGCGTTTTTTAG
- a CDS encoding FAD-dependent oxidoreductase: MISITNECEYDVVCVGGGIAALQAAIAAAEEGARVIVVDKSHPRRSGSGATGCDHFGCYLPEVHGDDIGVIAREILNSQTGTCHDPTLTRRFLEESAAMVHLWDSWGIPMKPKGFYEFKGHAFPTRPRAFLHYDGRQQKPVLYKKAKEHGVAFLSHHPVVDFVFDDEGHVSGVLALNIRTDVPEFSLIRGKTVILATGVATRLYSSTTTPGMLFNIAYCPSCTGTGISLAWRHAFNMLNMEIPYIHAGPKHFARCGKASFIGVARYPDGSPVGPFITRPDREYGDVTLDVSHRILTEALCDGRGPIFVDCAGAEAAWLDEMKEALHWEGVAAMTDHMETEHIDLAADAIEFMQYEPHIQGRGIEINIDGETSVPNVYAAGDIVGNFRVGVAGAAVYGQICGKNAAKRSRTVAAPSRLDQEALEQSCHHCSRIYERRQAANAATWREANIALQTVMTSYAAVPPYRVRSARILTIGLHYLRDLRKRFDKELSAANPHELMRALEVYELLDCGEAIMHAALERKETRGNHVRSDYPLTNPLLGNKFLVLKNEAGKVHATWREKWN, from the coding sequence GCGCACGAGTCATTGTTGTGGATAAAAGCCATCCTCGCAGGAGCGGCTCGGGTGCCACAGGATGCGACCACTTTGGATGCTATCTCCCGGAAGTCCATGGTGACGATATAGGCGTCATCGCCAGGGAGATCCTGAACAGCCAGACCGGCACATGCCACGACCCCACCCTTACCCGCCGCTTCCTTGAAGAATCCGCAGCCATGGTGCATCTCTGGGACAGCTGGGGCATCCCCATGAAGCCCAAAGGGTTCTATGAATTCAAGGGCCACGCTTTTCCCACCCGTCCCCGGGCCTTCCTGCACTATGACGGGCGCCAGCAAAAGCCTGTCTTGTACAAGAAGGCGAAGGAGCACGGCGTCGCGTTCCTTTCCCACCACCCCGTCGTCGATTTCGTTTTCGACGATGAGGGGCATGTCTCCGGTGTGCTTGCCTTGAATATCCGGACTGATGTTCCGGAATTTTCCCTGATCCGCGGCAAGACAGTCATCCTGGCTACAGGCGTCGCTACACGCTTGTACAGCAGCACCACGACGCCAGGCATGCTTTTCAACATTGCCTACTGTCCCTCCTGCACAGGGACCGGGATATCACTGGCCTGGCGGCATGCGTTCAACATGCTGAATATGGAAATTCCTTATATCCATGCCGGTCCCAAGCACTTTGCCCGCTGCGGCAAGGCTTCTTTCATCGGCGTTGCCCGCTATCCTGACGGCTCGCCCGTCGGCCCGTTCATCACTCGCCCCGACCGGGAATATGGCGACGTGACCCTGGATGTATCCCACCGGATCCTGACAGAAGCGCTTTGCGATGGCCGGGGCCCCATTTTTGTCGATTGTGCCGGAGCGGAGGCTGCCTGGCTCGATGAAATGAAAGAAGCTCTCCACTGGGAAGGCGTTGCCGCCATGACAGACCACATGGAGACGGAACATATCGACCTTGCCGCCGATGCCATCGAGTTCATGCAGTATGAACCCCATATCCAGGGGCGGGGCATCGAGATCAATATTGATGGCGAAACCAGCGTGCCCAACGTCTACGCTGCCGGCGACATCGTGGGCAACTTCCGTGTGGGTGTCGCCGGTGCAGCGGTCTACGGACAGATCTGCGGAAAGAATGCCGCAAAGCGTTCCCGTACGGTTGCCGCCCCCTCCCGCCTGGACCAGGAAGCCCTGGAACAGTCCTGCCATCACTGCAGCCGGATCTATGAACGCAGGCAGGCTGCAAATGCGGCCACGTGGAGGGAGGCCAATATCGCGCTGCAAACCGTCATGACCTCCTACGCCGCCGTGCCCCCCTACCGGGTACGCTCGGCCCGGATACTCACCATCGGCCTGCACTATCTTCGGGATCTGCGCAAAAGGTTCGACAAGGAACTCTCCGCCGCCAATCCGCATGAACTGATGCGAGCCCTTGAAGTCTATGAGCTGCTCGACTGTGGTGAAGCCATCATGCATGCCGCGCTCGAACGCAAGGAGACCAGAGGCAACCACGTGCGTTCCGATTATCCGCTGACCAATCCGCTGCTGGGCAACAAATTCCTCGTCCTCAAAAATGAAGCGGGCAAGGTCCATGCCACATGGCGCGAAAAATGGAACTGA